In Juglans microcarpa x Juglans regia isolate MS1-56 chromosome 1S, Jm3101_v1.0, whole genome shotgun sequence, the genomic stretch TCAAGCACAGGGCAACCTGCATGGAGACTGCTTGGGTCTGGAATCGCAGTTGGGTGAAGACTGAAGAAAAGAAGGGCATCCCCTCTCCGTGGTTTCACTAAGTAATGCCAATGTGTGGAGGACAACCGAAATCGCATCAACTTACTGTAAGCAAGCAGGTAAACTGAATGCACAAAGCAAATGGTAATGTACACGGTGGCTTACCTGCAATTCCTTTCTTCGCACACTCAGACAGATTATTGTCTGTTTCAGAAGCTTTATGACGGGGATTTTCCTGTTGGCAGATATAGATAGACTTAAATAATCACAATTAGATAAAGAAAACAACCAGGTTGGCTGTAGTTCTAACATGCTCCAAAAGTAGGAAATCTCCTAGCAAATTATTCATCCCCTCCTGTTTTATCCACACTCCCTGTATTATCCCAATAGAAGATGAAGCACTGTGTCATCCCCACCACACATCTAATTCCCATTTATGATTTCTGTGCCCCTAACATGTACTGCTCTATATTTGATAGCTGCCTTTTTGAGAAGTATAAAAAATGGATGTGTATGGCGAGTATGTTAACTGACCTCTGCTGCAGGGAACACTGTTTCACCACCTTCGGTCACATCGGTTAGATACATGAGTACCGTTGCAATTCGATGTCCACCCCGGGCTATATTAACCTTGTCAGCAAAGTAATCGTAGTGTGGGTCATATTTCTGCCCATGCTCATATCTTAATACTTGTATGTCTTCCCCATTTTCTGAAATTCAACAAACGCAAATCCTGTCTAGTGCTTGTTCCATTATCAAGAGAGACAAATCATGCAgtagattttataatttcacATATACAGGATGTACATTGATAATATTCTGTCCCACTCCTATAGACTTTGTAACCCACATCTGAACATAGATGAAAAGGTGATTTCTATTTGGTTGTCATAATTTGATGAGTAAATTAAAGGTAAAATTATGTAACACCCCAAGGGAGGCCCAGGCCGCATCTAGGACCGCCGTCCAAAATGACTATTTAATAGTACAATTTAAGCCCTattagaatcattataaaaagaaagaacttCTCCATTCCAAGCAATGTTTTACAGGTATGGTTTACTGCAGGCAGCTACACCTAAGGTTTCCAAAGCAATCACATGAGGAAAATAAGTATCAAATCCTAAAGGGCAGTCAAAAAGACTTCTCAAAAGTCATAGAATGTTCAAAATTATATAGATTAAACATTCTGGAACTTACTGGAATCACAGATTAAAAGCCAAGAACTGATGCTACTGAGAATACACTCACATGCAACCACAATGACAACATCCCATAACAAAAATTATGGAGATCACCTTACTGCCTTCAATTCAATAAAcatacaaaaacataaaaatgatcTGAACCAACAGTATAAACTAGGTAAAAACCTAGAATCAGATGGGAACAACCCAAGATTGATCACTCAAGGTCCCAAGTGGATTccgatttaaaacatattttaatcttccttttttatttgaagttgcTTCATTTTAGGCTTCTTGAGACTTGCATCTTTATGCCTGTTGATTTTGTACGTTATCAAATTTAAACAGAGGTCCTCTCTCCTTATAACAgaaatttttgtctttttaaggTTAGACAACAGCTTATAGCCTACATGTAAATTAACCGATTTCTTTTCTTATACCATTACATTGaaagaataatataatatctaaaTCTTCTTAATTCTATTAAAACATGGCAATGTATGGATTGGGCTGAAAGTAGTGAGATCAATAGTAAACCCAATTtccaatttcaaatagatatacTGATGACTGAAATGCaacgaaaaacaaaaggaaatgaaagaaacaaaagttaaggaacaaaaagaagagaacaagaacagaaaatgtgataccccatatgataaggataagggaaagtggtgtataggatcccacattgcttgggaatgagaagttcttacactttataaggttccaatggagcttcaattgtatcattgactagtctttttggagtataggccatgtggtttgggcctttcattggggcattacaaatggtatcaaagcctatcccaaccagaaatgtgggacttgagccttGCCACCTATAACGAACAGACCCGatgaggacgtcgggaatttaatgagggtagattgtgataccccatataataaggataagggtaagtggtgtatgggatcccacatttcttgggaaggagaagttcttacactttataaggttccaatggggctccaattgtatcattgactagtctttttagagtataggctaTGTAGTTTAGGCCTTTCATTGGGGCGTTATAGAAAAGTCATAGTGCTCTACTATAATTGGTTTACCTTTTGGAAGAAATGTCCAAGAAGATATCTTGTCCTCTATACCAGCAACAATAGGATCCTACAAAGAACTAAACAAGTGAGGAAGCTCCATAATTTATAGACAGCAGAAATATCAGGTAATTGAAACAGAAAACTAAGCAATAATGACCCAGTAAAAAAACACAAGGTAAAAGAACCAATGACAGGTCAGAGCACAATCATATAGACCAATACCAATATATCAATAGCAATGTCTTAAACTGTATTCTTCCCTATGGCGTATGCCAGGAAAATTCTCCTTGCAAAAGTGAGCATCTACAATCTTACATGCACCCAAATACTAAGCTTCTGTTTTCAAAAGGAGCACACGACATTGACCAGTGACCACTGTTAAATAAGGTAAAATGATTGAAGTTTTATCATAATTAGTGTTACCATTTTAGGGGAAAATGTTGCAAGAAGCTCGAATTCCGTTCTTGTTTTAGAGAGATAATTATGGATCTCTTCTCTCGCACTACAACCCCCTCCCCCTTCATgttcatcttcttttttattgatGCAATAGCCGGTATATACTAGTAACCAAAAtgcatattattaaattttcagaTCACAGAAAATGAGTTCCGCACCAAACTTTAACCAAGATTAACTAGGAATTATTGTCTTGAAAATTTTCCCTAAGACTGAAAGCATGATAGAAATATGGAATCAATTCAGCTCAAATGTTTATTCCTTAAGTAAATTTGATGCAATTTTCTTCCTCGTGAGAACGAAGAATCTGCAGCAACACGTGTGAGATGCCAACAAGGATAACCCAATAATCACTCCTAggtcaaaattaaaaaaggagAAAGACGATAACTATTAGGTAAGAAGCCAGAGCATGACTAAACATgccaaacaaagaaaattacatttatGCAAATGGATATACATAACATATTATTAATGAACGGACCAAGAATCGCAAGTAACCAAACCTTCCCCTTTGATATGAACATCCCGGAACTCGTGCGAACTTCGCTGAGCTTGCTTTTTCCGGACACGTTATCTGCGACCGCAGATCTCTTCAGCTCCGATTTCGCCTAATTAAATGCGACCAACAAATTCTAACGACCACTAGAATCAAGTTCATATTGAAAGTTTTCACTTCTTTTtccgaaagaaaaaataataataattaaacaaatggAAGCGATGGAATTCCAATGCTACTCACGAGAGAGATCAAGTGTTCGCATTCCAAGTCTGTAAGTAAACCTTCGTAGACGAAAGCTCTGCAAAATCATCGAGTTCTTTTTGTAGAATAAGGTCAAAGCATAATGGAACAAAAATATCGAATTGTTTAATGAGAAAgtgtaagaaaaatataaacaaacaaataggAAATGAACTAAATATTGAAATCTTAGCGGATACGTTCCTTTCTTTGGTTCAGTGGAATTGAGCGAATCAAAAATTTGGAAACTAGAACAAGCGAcagtaaacataaaaaaaatttccacaaattttttctttttctctttcagaaTTTTATCAGCAATCAAACGCGGGCAACTAGagagacagaaagagagagagagagagagagagagagagagagagagagagaccttggCTTCCATGAAATTTGCTTAACTTTAGCGGGATTGATGATGGAACTAGCTGAACCAGCATAGGAGCCCGAAGATTCACGGAGGAACAACGAGATCGAAATAAAAAAGAGGAACGGAAGATGCCCAACTTTCGGCATGTGTCTTGCCTGGATGCTTGGATCACAATTCACACCAGAGCAGAGGGAGGGAGGTAGGGAGGGTGGAAagtattttctgggaaaaataaatacaatagcgTTGAATTTAGAACGTCGATTTTAGGTAAAAATACAAGGAACCCGTCGTTACATGCAAGTACTTGTGGAGGCGACAGGTTGAAGGTAGTTTAACACGAcgactttttttctttgaaatagAAAAGTGATAGATGTTTAAGATCTATAAAGTAatcttataaaaacaaatttataatatatattcattaatcaataaaaattttacaatgaTCTATTACATCATGTTATCTTACGTTATtgataaatgtattttgtcaaaACTTGattcgaaatttttttttacaacgtTGTCAATAGTTTTAGaaattctcttttttaatttttttttaatttctcttattcatatttttttaatatttttaaatatttttaaaaaatatatataaaaaaatcaatacactaatagtcaccttcttaatcagtaaataaaagaaaaaatatatataaaaaaattaaatatatgaactatcaaaataaaaagacaaaagaaacaaaataaggcggtataataacattattcaatTAGAAAATCCAAACACGAGGTTCAAAGATGAAGATACATTTTCCATGGTTCAAAACTAACAACATCAAAGATGTAAGCCATCATTAATGCTGTTGAAGATCTTCAATAAGTTGTTTCTTTCTTGGCTGTGCCCTAGCTAACACCCATTTATGGAGAAAGGCATTGCCTTCATAATTTCATTGAAGACATAAAAAAAACCTACACTTGCAGCTCAGATTTCATTATCTTTAACTTGCTACGGATTGCTACAGGTGGGGTTTCAATTCTCTCTGAGCCCAAATGGGATAGACGAAAaatataagagtaatgctatatatacttataattttatgcataacattatacatattgagtaaaagaacaattttctcaattttttattttttaatttaaattttgaattttgaatttcataatCTTCGATATCATTAGAACCTATTGTTATGGAAGTAAAACTTGTAAGTATAAATAgaacttttcaaaatataatgtcagaacattagcattggattgactattctattcttcaaattttgattaatatgtaactttttcacttttagctaatcatttaaaatttaaagtctacattagattagtcatcacattctctataataataaaatattattactttttattatgtatatatttttaattaaattatattttatttttataatctccaATAACCTCtaacaatcattttcattttcattttcacaatctaacaatctacaatataataatctcatatatatatagatgataaaatcttatatgaataaaaatctcatatctataatataataatctcaaaaaatacttttagatttactatagttcttttcatatttgaaaagaagaatagatttactgtagcttatagtttggatgaaaacaatttagctaattcaacgtggagcaaatatggatgatatttgctaaatttgaagatgaaaagataTTTGGTTAATTCAATgccaattatttattaatttcagatttcattatttattacttttttttttttttcactttgtgTACACTTCGTAGTAAAATGACAAAAAGGACAATATCCTAGCCAAGGTTATATTTCGTCAATAAACATGCAAATTCAAAACCCGACACCCAGCTGAACAGGAGTTCAAAGAATCGTTTAGCTGCACTTTTTATTGAAGTGGTATACAGGGTGAACTGCTCTAAAGACTAGAGAAATAATCAGCATTGCTTACAAACTGTAATCACAGTTCCAGCTATGCAATTTCAGTGGACGTTGCGAGTGACCAACCCCTCAAATATCGTATAAAGGTCCCTGTTGTCTGGGCCAAAAATCTCATCAGCCTTGAGTAGAGTCTCCTGAAATATCCCAGAAGCATAAGTGGATGCAGGTCAGAGGTCAGTACAGTACAGGAAGTGTTAacagcaagagagagagagagagagagagagagagagagagtatactTCTTTTGTTTGCTTGTGGGCATTCAATTCCTTAACATTTGCTAGAAAGGCACCGAACTGCTCGTAAGACACTCGGGTCCTGATGACAGGAAGATACAGGATCAGATGAAAAGCTCCTTCATTTGAAAGGCCAAGAACCAAATCATGAGCATATAAGCACAAAACTCGGGTTCCAGAGTTGTAAAAGTAGCTTgagtaaactttttttttttttttaattttttaaaactgctTCCAAAATAATTGCAAAAATCTGTTTACTTGATCAGTTGAGAAAGGGAAAGGCAATGCATAATGGGAAAAGAGGCACAATTATTTCCCAAGGGGCATAATCTGTCATGCCACATTTATTTGGATTATAAAAGCATAATGATTCAGCTGCTATCCCCCATATCCGGATTGTTTTTTCTCCGAATAAAAAGCTTTGGGTTACAAATGAACTGGAGAGTCTAGTCCAGATGAGTAAGGTTTGATCCTATTCATGAGGATGCTGTATATGTTCCATTACAAAAGTAGAAAGTTTGAAACAGTAAGCTGCTAAATGTTGCATATGGAATTCCATTAACAAAAGATGCACCACTTCAGTCATACTGGACACGTGAgctaattatattagttttattgattttggcaTGATTTTGATAGCGCAAGACTGTGTAAGAAATTCGACCATTCAGGATCTCAAACTTCCATGTTTTTACCTGACTTGGCGAAAGAATTCTTTCCCATCAGCCCGTGTTCTTCCTGAAACAGATTAAGATAGTGACTAATGAAATAggtataagaaaattaaagaaaaagtttcCATAAGCAATCTACTTGCCCAAGTGCTAACCACTATGCGATCCTGTGTCAGAGCTTGATATCGAACCATGATGGCTTGAGTGCACCAAAGAAGACGTTGAATACAGCCTTGGAGACACAGGTTTAGATGTTCTTGCTGGAGACACCGATGCAGATAGGCTATGGGGGGAATCTGGAGGAGTGAGCTGAGGTGTGCCAGCTTGGGATGCTAATAGGAGGCCAGGTGAGATGCGAGGTCTTACTGCAAGGATTGGTCAGAAATCATAACTGACATGCTCAGTTGCAGGGTTTTGAAATCCATAAGCAACATAGCATAGCCTGCATATCTATCTAGGCATTAACTCGTGCAAGACACATATTGCAAACGCCTAAGGGAAGAAACTCTGATCTTAACAGCTACTCTCAAGTTATAATATGCACCTCAAGTTATAATATGCACATACCATCAGCCTCATGATCCTCTGCAAATGAATTTCCTAGTTCAGGCCTCTGACTCTGGAGTGAAGAATATCTAGAATATGGAAATGTGGCatcatcatctaaaaaaaatagaaaacctATCTCAGATTAATGGCAGTATctgcaaaataatatttgagaaacTCGGACCAAATGCATCAAATATTTGGTGCAACTTTTCTTAACAAAAGCACTTTCAACCATCAAGTGCAGTACGTTTCAAAGCACATTCAAAAGTTAATCAGGCAAATATAAACTGTCAAAAGAAATGTGGAAAATTTTCTCAAAGGAATTCGAGAAACATATGGCTGTTTATGAGTATatcattttcaacttttctttaGATCAGATGGCAGTGTGCTGTAAAGGTACTTCCTGCACCCAAAAACCTCTCCTTTCATAGATTGATCCAGACCTCACCCCTTCTGAAAGGGGATGAAAGGGGATCTTACCATTTGGCCATGGAAGGCCAAGGATGAAATAATAAGTTAAATCTCGAGCTCAAAAAATTTCCTATGAAGGgattaaaactatattttattttatgagtcTAAAGtgattagaaattttttttttttacaagtactaAAGTGATTAGAAATTAATATCCATAAGTCCGCAAATTTCATTTCCATACACACAATCAATCCACTGTTGGGATATTTATCAATTTGATATGCAAATAAGTAACAAACACCTAGAATCCAGCTAGGTAGGTAGcaggaacaaaaacaaaagtaaaggACCTCCTATCTGTGACGCAGAAGATAAACTTGAATGGCTTTGTATCTTAGCAACAACCTCTGGAGCCCCTACCTGTGGCGAAACCAGATTCAGTAATCGCAGAAACCAGATATACTAAAACAGGCAGCTAGTATTGCACTCACAATGAATAGGTTTGATGAAACTGCCACATTAAGCTAGACCAGAACTTCTTAGATTACTCACATTATTTTCATCCTCCTCTTGAAGAGATTGCACGAGTGTCTTCCTGAAGACCTCCAACTGCAAACACCCAATACAGTACGACCCCATGAGACCTCCAACTACAAAACCCAATTCTACACTCAAATCATTTGTATAAAGAAAGGTGCTCGAAAAGATCTAAACATTCACAGGTCCACACAAACACCTAGCAGCAAAATAGGAGGCACACACAAGTACACATTTACTTTGTCGGTAAAGCATCGGTCTTTAGGAATTAAATAAACGTAATCCAACTCATGTTTTTTTGTTCTAGTTTTTGAGGTGCCCAAAAAAATCTGTAATATCCAATCAATGATATCAAATTATTGCAGTACGAAATTGTTTCAAGCTATCATCAATTCACATTTCTCCCAACATAATCTTGTTTTTAAGAAACTTCtgaactcattttatcttatataattattactatttttttaaatttttatacaaaataaaataaataatttaattttttaaaattttaaaataaaaataatattaaaaaaatattttataataatattttatttaatttttaattttaatctcaattcatatcatctcatctacaaaaacatGCAAAAACATACGAGACCTTAATTTaacaatgaaaaaattttattgtaagTAAATTCGTGcactaatattgatatataatacatatgtttaacgaaatgatataaattaaaaatgaaaataatttccatgatataagagatttttttcttctctcaaatttttatttttcagttttttaaattaaaaaaatatcgatATACGATATGATACACAAACTCACTTGTACCTCGCAAAACTCTTTAACAATAGACGGTATCAATTACCACCATGTATGGATTCTCATTCTGTGCACCATACTATGTGGCAGTAAATAATCCAACGGACTAAAAAGCGATAATTCAGAAAATGTAGCCGTCGGTGCAAAGAATTGGCGGTACCTTGGAGACATCTCGATTAAGCTTCTTCACGGTGTTGGACAGCGAAGCGTTCTGTTTTAGCAAGCTCGCCTGCACCAAATAGAACGcccaggaaaaagaaaaaaaatgaacgaACTATACCGGGTTTTTCGTAACCAAATAAGAACTGAATCGGTTAGGGGCTGTCCGGACCTTTTCCTCGTTGGCAAGGGCGAGTTGATCGGCGGTATCGGATAGGGAGGCGTCGAGATACTCAATCTGGGCCCGGAGGTCAGCGACGAGCTGGTCCTTGTCGGCGAGTTTGGAGTGGAGGGCGGAGGACTGGGATTCGAGAGCGGAGACACGGGTGGAGAGGGCAATGGAGGTGATTTTGCGGGCCACATCGAGCTGCTCGAAAGGATCGGACGGCAGCACTTCCACCACCTCCTGGGGAAGATCGAAGTTGGGGCCACCAGAATCCTTCGCCatcatttctattttgttttct encodes the following:
- the LOC121246763 gene encoding probable prolyl 4-hydroxylase 4; translated protein: MPKVGHLPFLFFISISLFLRESSGSYAGSASSIINPAKVKQISWKPRAFVYEGLLTDLECEHLISLAKSELKRSAVADNVSGKSKLSEVRTSSGMFISKGKDPIVAGIEDKISSWTFLPKENGEDIQVLRYEHGQKYDPHYDYFADKVNIARGGHRIATVLMYLTDVTEGGETVFPAAEENPRHKASETDNNLSECAKKGIAVKPRRGDALLFFSLHPTAIPDPSSLHAGCPVLEGEKWSATKWIHVDSFDKNLAAGGNCTDQNDSCERWAALGECTKNPEYMLGSPELPGYCRRSCKVC
- the LOC121246762 gene encoding uncharacterized protein At4g15545-like isoform X1 — encoded protein: MMAKDSGGPNFDLPQEVVEVLPSDPFEQLDVARKITSIALSTRVSALESQSSALHSKLADKDQLVADLRAQIEYLDASLSDTADQLALANEEKASLLKQNASLSNTVKKLNRDVSKLEVFRKTLVQSLQEEDENNVGAPEVVAKIQSHSSLSSASQIGDDDATFPYSRYSSLQSQRPELGNSFAEDHEADVRPRISPGLLLASQAGTPQLTPPDSPHSLSASVSPARTSKPVSPRLYSTSSLVHSSHHGSISSSDTGSHSGRTRADGKEFFRQVRTRVSYEQFGAFLANVKELNAHKQTKEETLLKADEIFGPDNRDLYTIFEGLVTRNVH
- the LOC121246762 gene encoding uncharacterized protein At4g15545-like isoform X2 — encoded protein: MMAKDSGGPNFDLPQEVVEVLPSDPFEQLDVARKITSIALSTRVSALESQSSALHSKLADKDQLVADLRAQIEYLDASLSDTADQLALANEEKASLLKQNASLSNTVKKLNRDVSKLEVFRKTLVQSLQEEDENNVGAPEVVAKIQSHSSLSSASQIGDDDATFPYSRYSSLQSQRPELGNSFAEDHEADVRPRISPGLLLASQAGTPQLTPPDSPHSLSASVSPARTSKPVSPRLYSTSSLVHSSHHGSISSSDTGSHSGRTRADGKEFFRQVRPFK